One Henriciella litoralis genomic window carries:
- a CDS encoding DUF4199 domain-containing protein, with protein MLKRILLAGLAAGLITGGFLFISISGAGDNVFEGDHGNAAIYGYASMLLALSLIFVAVKRQRDVAQGGVIKFLPAFGMGLAISLVASIIYALGWELTLATTGLDFIGPYTEAAIQSARESGMSGDELAAFIENKRGFADMYNDPVYRFPITMLELLPVGVLVSLVSAALLRNSNFLAHRPTG; from the coding sequence ATGCTGAAACGAATTCTACTCGCCGGTCTCGCCGCGGGCCTCATAACAGGCGGCTTTCTCTTCATCTCGATATCGGGCGCAGGCGATAACGTCTTCGAGGGCGATCATGGTAATGCGGCTATCTATGGCTATGCCTCCATGCTGCTCGCGCTCAGCCTGATCTTCGTTGCCGTGAAGCGGCAACGCGACGTCGCACAGGGCGGAGTGATCAAATTCCTTCCCGCCTTCGGCATGGGCCTCGCAATCAGCCTTGTCGCTTCCATCATCTATGCGCTCGGCTGGGAGCTGACGCTCGCGACCACCGGGCTGGACTTTATCGGTCCCTATACAGAGGCTGCGATCCAGTCGGCCCGCGAAAGTGGCATGAGCGGGGATGAGCTTGCCGCCTTCATCGAGAATAAGCGCGGATTTGCCGACATGTATAATGACCCCGTCTACCGCTTCCCGATCACCATGCTGGAGCTGCTCCCGGTCGGTGTACTGGTCTCGCTGGTCTCAGCCGCGCTCCTGCGCAACAGCAACTTTCTGGCTCACCGCCCGACGGGTTGA
- a CDS encoding phytase, producing MRFSALALAAASVLALTACETNDVWVDDGIVATPIAASFETDPMIGTGDRADDPAIWINPQDASKSLILGTNKDEGLHVYDLSGKETQFLDVGRLNNVDVRGNLAAASNDEFNATSLFTIDPDTGTVTHLRDVPTGKDEPYGICMGTLDDNPIVIPTYKDGLIQIWTLRGETAELSRSVQVGQFGPKQLEGCVVDDAAGLVFVGEEEHGIWRLDLRDPDSMPEIVDTIAAGNGLVADVEGLSLWVGEGTSGYLVASAQAADRYVIYDRAAPHAPRGVITITESEDGSVDAVSHTDGLDVSSAALPGFPRGVMIVQDDANPVSEIDQNFKVIDWAAVEAALGLEP from the coding sequence ATGAGATTTTCCGCTCTGGCGCTTGCCGCCGCTTCCGTGCTCGCCCTCACCGCTTGCGAAACCAATGACGTCTGGGTCGATGACGGCATTGTTGCCACACCCATCGCCGCCAGCTTCGAAACCGACCCCATGATCGGCACGGGTGACCGCGCCGACGATCCGGCGATCTGGATTAATCCGCAAGATGCTTCGAAAAGCCTGATCCTCGGCACCAACAAGGATGAGGGCCTGCACGTCTACGATCTCTCCGGCAAGGAGACCCAGTTCCTCGATGTCGGCCGCCTCAACAATGTCGATGTGCGCGGCAACCTCGCCGCTGCCTCGAATGACGAATTCAACGCAACGAGCCTCTTCACGATCGATCCGGACACCGGCACCGTCACGCACCTGCGCGATGTGCCGACCGGCAAGGACGAGCCCTATGGCATCTGCATGGGAACGCTCGACGACAATCCGATCGTCATCCCGACCTACAAGGATGGCCTGATCCAGATCTGGACGCTTCGCGGCGAGACGGCTGAGCTTAGCCGCTCCGTCCAGGTCGGCCAGTTCGGCCCGAAGCAACTCGAAGGCTGCGTCGTCGATGATGCCGCTGGCCTCGTCTTCGTCGGCGAGGAAGAGCACGGCATCTGGCGGCTCGACCTGCGCGATCCTGACAGCATGCCGGAAATCGTCGACACGATTGCTGCCGGAAATGGGCTCGTCGCCGATGTCGAAGGCCTGTCGCTCTGGGTCGGCGAAGGCACGTCGGGTTACCTTGTCGCCTCCGCCCAGGCCGCCGACCGCTATGTCATCTATGACCGCGCCGCGCCGCACGCGCCGCGCGGCGTCATCACCATCACCGAAAGCGAAGACGGCAGCGTTGACGCCGTCAGCCATACCGACGGCCTGGATGTCTCCTCTGCCGCCCTTCCGGGCTTTCCGCGCGGCGTGATGATCGTGCAGGACGATGCCAACCCGGTCTCGGAGATCGACCAGAACTTCAAGGTCATCGACTGGGCCGCGGTGGAAGCGGCGCTGGGCCTCGAGCCGTAA
- a CDS encoding CC0125/CC1285 family lipoprotein codes for MKTNKKLVPALAALALVGACATATPYQAATPSNRGYSNQQIEQNRFVVNFSGNSLTDRQTVETYMLYRAAELTVQNGYDHFRVVRRTTDEDTNFVPVGGTYDPYYSYFSPRYRFYGPRGRPIGYPYHWQRFGYSDPFWGGPSQYREVNRFEASAEIIMGKGPKPNDPAYFNADEVLMNLAGQIVLPTS; via the coding sequence ATGAAGACGAACAAAAAGCTTGTTCCCGCCCTCGCCGCGCTTGCGCTTGTCGGGGCGTGTGCGACTGCCACGCCGTATCAGGCGGCAACGCCATCCAATCGTGGCTATTCCAACCAGCAGATCGAGCAGAACCGGTTTGTCGTGAACTTTTCGGGCAACAGCCTGACAGATCGCCAGACGGTCGAAACCTACATGCTCTACCGTGCGGCCGAACTGACCGTACAAAACGGCTATGATCACTTCCGCGTGGTTCGCCGCACAACTGACGAAGATACCAACTTTGTGCCCGTCGGCGGGACGTACGATCCCTATTACAGCTATTTCAGCCCGCGCTACCGCTTTTACGGCCCGCGCGGTCGTCCGATCGGCTACCCGTACCACTGGCAGCGGTTTGGCTATTCCGACCCGTTCTGGGGCGGCCCAAGCCAGTACCGGGAAGTCAACCGTTTCGAAGCCTCTGCAGAGATCATCATGGGCAAAGGCCCAAAACCAAATGATCCGGCTTATTTCAACGCGGATGAGGTATTGATGAACCTTGCAGGGCAGATTGTCCTGCCAACAAGCTAG
- a CDS encoding helicase HerA-like domain-containing protein, which produces MGDRIYLGGGGEGQNEAQSLLLSRANRHGIVAGATGTGKTVTLQIMAEGFSNEGVPVFCADVKGDLSGIAKSGTADFKLHDAFMSRAGKIGFEDYTYHDVPTAFWDVFGDKGHPVRATISEMGPTLLARLMDLTDTQEGVLNVAFEYADEEGLLLLDLKDLQKLLIHLGQKDVRTEVSLRYGNVANASLSSIQRSLLSLDREGAEQFFGEPALDLMDLMRTTRDGRGIVNVLDATRLINSPKLYSTFLLWLLSELFERLPEVGDPDKPKLVFFFDEAHLLFKDAPKALLAKIEQVVRLIRSKGVGVFFVTQNPRDLPDSVLAQLGNRIQHALRAYTPTERKGVRAAAESFRPNPEFDTEEVITQLGTGEALVSTLDEKSTPGIVQRTLIRPPSSQLGPITPTEREAIMSSSLVGARYDTANDRESAYEILERKAEEAAKAAEELERDEAKAKTKRRKSSRRSKTMVEEVGTIAGRQVLRTAINYILRGVLGTMRKR; this is translated from the coding sequence ATGGGTGACCGGATTTACCTTGGCGGCGGTGGCGAAGGCCAGAACGAGGCACAATCGCTGCTTCTCAGCCGGGCCAATCGCCATGGCATCGTTGCCGGCGCAACAGGCACTGGCAAGACGGTCACGCTGCAGATCATGGCGGAAGGCTTTTCCAATGAAGGCGTCCCGGTCTTCTGCGCCGACGTAAAAGGCGACCTCTCCGGCATTGCGAAGTCCGGCACGGCCGACTTCAAGCTCCATGACGCCTTCATGTCGCGCGCGGGCAAGATCGGCTTTGAGGACTACACCTATCATGACGTGCCGACCGCCTTCTGGGACGTCTTCGGCGATAAGGGCCATCCCGTCCGCGCCACGATTTCAGAAATGGGGCCGACCCTCCTCGCCCGCCTGATGGACCTGACGGACACGCAGGAAGGCGTCCTCAATGTCGCTTTTGAATATGCAGACGAAGAAGGCCTGCTACTGCTCGATCTGAAAGATCTCCAGAAACTCCTGATCCACCTTGGCCAGAAAGACGTGCGCACCGAAGTGTCACTTCGATATGGAAATGTCGCCAACGCGTCCCTCAGCTCCATCCAGCGCAGCCTGCTCAGCCTTGACCGTGAAGGCGCAGAGCAATTCTTTGGCGAGCCCGCGCTCGACCTGATGGACCTGATGCGGACCACGCGCGATGGCCGCGGCATCGTCAACGTGCTCGACGCCACCCGGCTCATCAATTCGCCAAAGCTTTATTCCACCTTCCTGCTCTGGCTTCTGTCAGAGCTATTCGAACGCCTGCCGGAAGTGGGCGACCCGGATAAACCAAAGCTGGTCTTCTTCTTTGATGAAGCCCACCTTCTCTTCAAGGACGCCCCCAAAGCCTTGCTGGCCAAGATCGAACAGGTCGTGCGGCTCATCCGCTCGAAAGGCGTCGGCGTCTTCTTCGTCACCCAGAACCCGCGCGACCTGCCGGACAGCGTGCTGGCCCAGCTTGGTAACCGGATCCAGCACGCCCTGCGCGCCTACACGCCGACCGAACGCAAAGGCGTTCGCGCGGCCGCAGAAAGCTTTCGGCCAAATCCGGAGTTTGACACCGAAGAGGTGATCACACAGCTCGGCACCGGCGAAGCGCTGGTTTCGACGCTTGATGAAAAATCAACACCCGGCATTGTTCAGCGCACACTCATCCGCCCGCCTTCATCCCAGCTTGGCCCCATCACGCCAACTGAACGTGAGGCGATCATGAGCAGCAGTCTGGTCGGCGCCCGCTACGACACGGCAAATGATCGCGAGTCAGCCTACGAAATTCTTGAGAGAAAGGCCGAGGAAGCTGCGAAAGCGGCCGAAGAACTGGAACGCGATGAAGCCAAGGCCAAGACGAAGAGGCGCAAATCGTCTCGTCGCTCGAAGACGATGGTAGAGGAAGTCGGCACCATCGCCGGTCGTCAGGTCCTGCGAACCGCCATAAACTACATTCTGCGCGGTGTTCTGGGGACGATGCGAAAGCGCTAG
- a CDS encoding TonB-dependent receptor: protein MQTNIGRLIALGLISVSAAHVAAADVIQGTVTDASGDAPLQGAIVSVDGINRSATTGRYGDYRLSDLPPGTYSVSVSYIGADPVSQTVTIDGADTVLDFTLGSDVRYLDNILVVGSAAAQAGAINQQRASNAIINVIDSDGLGNFPDTTVADSLARVPGLSIETDQGEGRYVSIRGINTDLIAASINGVRTPSPEDRRGVLLDGVPSDLLDGIEVQKSLTPDVDADSLGGVINLKTISAFDRDGRFIRAKLEGAWNEISEEVSPKATLTYSNTFNDTFGVALSVNYQDLRIESHNNEMGEWGLDEDVSPFYFPNDDYEQRWYGINRERIGLVANFDWRASENTDLYLRTLFNNYEDDEVRNKFEFRDLDDAEDGTINETNAVFGLNEVDAEVRARREVRKIQTIALGGETQWGDWQTDYEVSYAYAEEDDSDNHDVTFRFKKIQKAFPEDVTFDYSNPKKPVFSGGALLDAVYDPANYDLDAFEQEFTVNEDTEWTGKFNVSKDSLVGNTPVTWKAGLKYRDREKTRDVNLLIYEDDSINLADYARDSFISGWRLGNPQPTWPDPGLTRQLRGTFGPGDLDEEGSFFDSNGEDYKIDEKILAGYGMGTFDIGRLTLVAGVRFEQTDVNLEGRVVLEDELTATPTKFSNDYTNVLPSVNAKYEFTDKLIGRAAYYAAVVRPAFGEMAPFIFINDDRDEAEIGNPGLDPLEANNFDLGIEFYPTKLSVISAGVFYKDISNAIFPATFDIADVPGSVDLSGIPAEFLNGDDTDGGEIEEISTFINVGSSKIMGIEFNYVQSLGDLTSALDGFLLSGNLTITDSEATLPDGRDVPFLKQSDTIWNIAIGYDKGPWDLRVSANYRGDYLDELVAPNLDRMTNDRTLVEASAKYKINDNMQIYLEGKNLTDEPEYYYFGDERRLSQYDEFGTTVVFGARLTY, encoded by the coding sequence ATGCAAACAAATATCGGACGGCTGATCGCGCTCGGCCTTATCAGTGTCAGTGCCGCGCATGTCGCCGCAGCTGACGTCATTCAGGGCACAGTGACAGACGCCTCAGGCGATGCGCCGCTTCAGGGCGCAATCGTCTCGGTCGATGGCATCAATCGGTCCGCCACGACCGGCCGCTATGGCGACTATCGTCTCTCAGACCTGCCACCCGGCACCTACAGTGTTTCGGTCTCCTATATCGGCGCCGACCCGGTCTCCCAGACTGTCACAATCGACGGCGCTGACACCGTGCTCGACTTCACGCTCGGCAGCGATGTTCGTTATCTCGACAATATACTCGTCGTGGGCTCCGCAGCCGCCCAGGCTGGCGCGATCAACCAGCAGCGCGCTTCGAACGCCATCATCAATGTCATCGACTCCGATGGTCTCGGCAACTTCCCTGACACCACCGTGGCTGACTCGCTTGCTCGCGTCCCCGGCCTTTCGATTGAGACCGACCAGGGCGAAGGGCGCTATGTCTCGATCCGCGGGATCAACACAGACCTCATCGCCGCCTCGATCAATGGCGTGCGCACCCCATCTCCTGAAGATCGCCGCGGCGTCCTTCTCGATGGCGTCCCGTCAGACCTGCTTGATGGCATCGAAGTCCAGAAGTCGCTCACCCCGGATGTCGATGCGGATTCCCTCGGCGGCGTGATCAATCTGAAAACTATCTCCGCCTTCGACCGCGACGGCCGCTTCATCCGGGCCAAGCTTGAAGGCGCCTGGAACGAAATCTCCGAAGAGGTCTCCCCGAAGGCGACACTCACCTATTCCAACACGTTCAACGACACGTTCGGCGTCGCGCTTTCGGTCAACTATCAGGACCTGCGCATCGAGTCGCACAATAATGAAATGGGCGAATGGGGTCTCGATGAAGACGTCTCGCCATTTTACTTTCCGAATGATGACTACGAACAGCGCTGGTACGGTATCAACCGCGAACGTATCGGTCTCGTCGCCAATTTTGACTGGCGGGCAAGCGAGAATACCGATCTCTATCTGCGCACGCTCTTCAACAATTATGAAGACGACGAGGTTCGCAACAAGTTCGAGTTTCGCGATCTGGACGATGCCGAGGACGGCACGATCAATGAGACGAACGCCGTCTTTGGCCTCAATGAAGTTGACGCCGAAGTGCGGGCTCGCCGCGAGGTCCGGAAAATCCAGACGATTGCGCTTGGCGGTGAAACCCAATGGGGCGACTGGCAGACCGACTATGAAGTCTCCTATGCCTATGCCGAGGAAGACGACAGCGACAATCACGACGTGACCTTCCGGTTCAAGAAGATCCAGAAGGCCTTCCCGGAAGATGTCACCTTCGACTATTCCAATCCGAAAAAGCCGGTCTTCTCCGGCGGCGCCCTTCTCGACGCGGTCTACGATCCGGCAAACTACGATCTCGATGCCTTCGAGCAGGAATTTACGGTCAACGAAGACACTGAATGGACCGGAAAATTCAACGTCTCGAAAGATAGCCTAGTCGGCAACACACCGGTGACCTGGAAGGCGGGCCTCAAATATCGCGACCGCGAAAAGACCCGCGACGTCAATCTGCTGATCTACGAGGATGATTCGATCAATCTCGCTGACTATGCCCGCGACAGCTTCATTTCGGGCTGGCGTCTCGGCAACCCACAACCGACCTGGCCAGATCCGGGCCTGACCCGTCAACTGCGCGGCACCTTCGGCCCTGGCGACCTGGACGAAGAAGGCAGCTTCTTCGACTCCAATGGCGAAGACTACAAGATCGACGAGAAAATCCTTGCCGGCTACGGCATGGGCACGTTCGATATCGGCCGTCTGACGCTCGTCGCTGGCGTCCGCTTCGAACAGACCGATGTCAACCTTGAAGGCCGCGTCGTCCTCGAGGATGAGCTCACCGCCACGCCGACGAAGTTCAGCAATGACTACACAAACGTCTTGCCAAGCGTGAACGCGAAATATGAATTCACCGACAAGCTGATCGGGCGCGCTGCCTATTACGCCGCCGTTGTCCGCCCGGCCTTCGGTGAGATGGCGCCCTTCATCTTCATCAATGATGACCGCGACGAAGCCGAGATCGGCAATCCGGGTCTCGATCCGCTCGAAGCCAACAATTTCGATCTCGGCATCGAGTTCTACCCAACCAAGCTTTCGGTGATTTCGGCAGGCGTATTCTACAAGGACATCTCGAACGCGATCTTCCCGGCGACCTTCGACATCGCGGACGTTCCGGGCAGTGTCGATCTCTCCGGCATCCCGGCAGAATTCCTGAACGGCGATGACACCGATGGCGGCGAGATCGAGGAAATCTCGACCTTCATCAATGTCGGATCGAGCAAGATCATGGGTATCGAGTTCAACTATGTTCAGAGCCTCGGTGACCTGACGTCTGCCCTTGATGGCTTCCTTCTCTCGGGCAATCTGACGATCACCGACAGCGAAGCAACGCTTCCGGACGGGCGCGATGTCCCCTTCCTGAAACAGTCGGACACGATCTGGAATATCGCGATCGGATACGACAAGGGCCCGTGGGATTTGCGCGTCTCGGCCAATTATCGCGGCGACTATCTCGACGAGCTGGTCGCCCCCAACCTCGACCGCATGACGAATGACCGGACCCTTGTCGAGGCGTCTGCCAAATACAAGATCAACGACAACATGCAGATCTATCTGGAAGGCAAGAACCTCACCGATGAGCCGGAATACTACTATTTCGGCGATGAGCGCCGCCTTTCGCAATATGACGAGTTCGGCACAACCGTCGTCTTCGGCGCGCGCCTGACCTACTAG
- a CDS encoding aldehyde dehydrogenase family protein, protein MQDYLKFYINGEWVDPVEPRTLEVENPATEEPFARISLGSHADVDKAVKAAQDAFASFSQTSVEYRAELLEKIAAGIQARASDMAKAISDEMGAPMWLANAAQVPAGMGHYMTAAKILREYKFEEQRGDTRIRKEPIGVCGFITPWNWPQNQIACKVAPAIAAGCTMVLKPSEIAPLDAMIVAEIMHDAGVPPGVFNLVNGDGPGVGAYMSGHPGIDMMSFTGSTRAGVLVSQAAAPTVKRVALELGGKSPNIVLPDADLKKAVGGGVMQMMTNTGQSCNAPSRMLVQRDQQEEAIAIAKATAESVKVGAGSDAPKGAMGPISNGNQWNKVQDLIQKGIDEGATLVAGGTGRPEGFNKGYFTKPTVFANVTNDMTIAREEIFGPVLCILPYDTEEDAIRIANDTVYGLSSYVQSGDAGHAREVANQIRAGNVHVNGAGPDFTAPFGGYKQSGIGREWGDFGFEEFLEVKAVFGDANA, encoded by the coding sequence ATGCAGGACTATCTCAAATTTTATATCAATGGCGAGTGGGTTGACCCGGTCGAGCCACGCACGCTCGAGGTTGAGAACCCGGCCACAGAAGAGCCGTTTGCACGCATTTCGCTCGGCTCCCATGCCGACGTGGACAAGGCCGTAAAGGCCGCGCAGGACGCGTTTGCCTCTTTCTCGCAGACATCGGTCGAATACCGCGCCGAGCTGCTTGAGAAGATCGCCGCTGGCATTCAGGCCCGTGCAAGCGATATGGCCAAAGCCATTTCCGACGAGATGGGCGCCCCAATGTGGCTTGCCAATGCGGCACAAGTCCCGGCTGGCATGGGTCACTACATGACCGCCGCGAAAATCCTTCGCGAGTACAAGTTTGAAGAGCAGCGCGGCGACACGCGCATCCGTAAGGAGCCGATCGGCGTCTGCGGTTTCATCACCCCATGGAACTGGCCGCAAAACCAGATCGCCTGTAAAGTGGCCCCAGCCATTGCCGCCGGTTGCACCATGGTTCTCAAGCCATCCGAAATCGCACCGCTCGACGCGATGATCGTCGCCGAGATCATGCATGATGCAGGTGTCCCACCTGGCGTCTTCAACCTCGTCAATGGTGACGGCCCGGGTGTCGGCGCCTACATGTCAGGCCACCCAGGCATCGACATGATGAGCTTCACCGGCTCGACCCGCGCAGGCGTTCTCGTCAGCCAGGCAGCAGCCCCGACGGTCAAGCGCGTCGCGCTCGAGCTTGGCGGCAAGTCCCCAAACATCGTCCTGCCGGATGCAGACCTGAAAAAGGCAGTCGGCGGCGGCGTCATGCAGATGATGACCAATACCGGCCAGTCCTGTAACGCGCCTTCCCGCATGCTCGTCCAGCGCGACCAGCAGGAAGAAGCGATTGCGATTGCCAAGGCGACCGCCGAATCCGTCAAGGTCGGCGCCGGTTCAGACGCCCCGAAAGGCGCCATGGGCCCGATCTCCAACGGCAATCAGTGGAACAAGGTCCAGGACCTTATCCAGAAGGGTATCGATGAGGGCGCAACCCTCGTCGCTGGCGGCACAGGCCGTCCAGAAGGCTTCAACAAGGGCTACTTCACCAAGCCAACCGTGTTCGCCAATGTCACCAATGACATGACGATCGCCCGCGAGGAAATCTTCGGCCCTGTGCTTTGCATCCTGCCATACGACACCGAAGAAGATGCCATCCGCATCGCAAATGACACGGTCTATGGCCTGTCCTCCTACGTGCAGTCCGGCGATGCCGGTCACGCCCGCGAGGTCGCCAACCAGATCCGCGCAGGCAATGTGCACGTCAATGGCGCAGGCCCTGACTTCACAGCGCCATTTGGCGGCTACAAGCAGTCGGGTATCGGCCGCGAGTGGGGCGACTTCGGCTTTGAGGAATTCCTCGAAGTGAAAGCCGTCTTCGGCGACGCAAACGCGTAA
- a CDS encoding YrhK family protein: MAKNHNWMNFKTEQHGKVYHGYQRLYDGIDASAAIAFIVGSALFFSEATMVAGTWLFLFGSVFFGVRPVVHLVRDFHMARLPTPGAGGDD; this comes from the coding sequence ATGGCCAAAAACCATAACTGGATGAACTTCAAAACGGAGCAGCATGGGAAGGTCTATCACGGGTATCAGCGCCTTTATGACGGCATTGATGCGTCAGCAGCCATTGCCTTTATCGTAGGCTCAGCGCTATTTTTCAGTGAAGCGACAATGGTCGCTGGGACGTGGCTGTTCCTGTTCGGGTCAGTCTTTTTCGGTGTGCGGCCAGTGGTGCATCTGGTGCGCGATTTTCATATGGCCCGGCTTCCGACGCCGGGGGCAGGCGGGGACGATTGA
- a CDS encoding DUF2891 domain-containing protein — protein MLKTQFLAACVAVFCVLPASAHAEQQAEPVSETDAPTAALSLTDRFARLALDCVHREYPNKISHVLQSDEDARTPRELTPAFYGCFDWHSSVHGHWLLTRILTTAPDSTLRDEIRAALAQSFTEENLAGELAYYQGEDRAAFERPYGIAWYLQLVAELEESDDAQLSAWRESLRPLEDEIVSNTMDWLPRLSYPIRLGTHNQSAFAFGLMLDYARTVGNTDLEAALTEKSLAFHLEDTNCPIGYEPSGEDFLSPCLMEADLMRRILEPDAFSVWLSAFLPGLPEDGSADWLAPGIVLDARDGKLVHLDGVNLSRAWALEGIAAGLPVDDPRRAGLLAAAEIHREAGIAAVSDEHYSGSHWLASFATYLQTRRGLTGAGQPG, from the coding sequence ATGCTCAAGACCCAATTCCTGGCTGCCTGCGTCGCAGTCTTCTGCGTCCTGCCAGCCAGTGCGCATGCTGAACAGCAGGCCGAGCCGGTGAGCGAGACCGACGCCCCGACAGCCGCCCTCTCCCTGACAGACCGCTTCGCCCGTCTCGCGCTTGACTGCGTCCACCGCGAATATCCCAACAAGATCAGTCACGTCCTGCAGTCAGACGAAGATGCCCGCACCCCACGTGAGCTGACCCCCGCCTTCTATGGCTGTTTCGACTGGCACTCCTCGGTCCATGGCCACTGGCTGCTGACCCGCATCCTGACCACCGCGCCGGACAGCACCCTCCGTGATGAAATCCGCGCCGCATTGGCGCAAAGCTTCACCGAAGAAAATCTCGCTGGAGAACTCGCCTATTATCAGGGCGAGGACCGCGCCGCGTTTGAGCGCCCCTATGGCATCGCCTGGTATCTGCAACTCGTCGCCGAACTCGAAGAAAGCGATGACGCGCAGCTTTCCGCATGGCGCGAGTCGCTTCGTCCGCTGGAAGACGAGATCGTTTCGAACACGATGGACTGGCTGCCCAGGCTCTCCTACCCAATCCGGCTCGGCACACACAACCAGTCGGCCTTCGCCTTTGGCCTGATGCTGGATTACGCCCGCACCGTCGGAAATACCGATCTCGAAGCGGCGCTGACCGAGAAGTCCCTCGCCTTTCACCTTGAAGATACCAATTGCCCCATCGGCTATGAGCCGTCGGGCGAAGACTTCCTGTCGCCCTGCCTGATGGAAGCAGACCTGATGCGCCGCATCCTTGAACCAGACGCCTTTTCAGTCTGGCTCAGCGCCTTTCTGCCGGGGCTACCCGAAGATGGCAGCGCCGACTGGCTTGCTCCCGGCATTGTGCTCGATGCACGCGATGGCAAGCTCGTCCACCTCGACGGCGTAAACCTCTCACGCGCCTGGGCACTCGAAGGCATCGCCGCTGGCCTGCCAGTAGATGACCCGCGTCGCGCCGGCCTGCTTGCCGCCGCAGAGATCCACCGCGAGGCCGGCATCGCAGCCGTTTCCGACGAGCACTATTCCGGCAGTCACTGGCTGGCGAGCTTTGCCACCTATTTGCAAACCCGCCGCGGCCTGACAGGCGCAGGCCAGCCTGGCTAA
- a CDS encoding helix-turn-helix transcriptional regulator — protein MSRKRGIPPRPGLSWRTILFYAGVLAVGILIIQWIEYQNFARSRPGELSIALLAALFLAVGVWAGALLFRRPSAADRSDGNPEAQAALGISAREMDVLELLATGLSNKEIARKLNVSPNTVKTHVARLLEKLEADRRTQAISKARALGLVL, from the coding sequence ATGAGCCGGAAACGCGGCATACCTCCAAGGCCCGGCCTCTCCTGGCGAACCATCCTTTTCTATGCGGGCGTGCTGGCCGTCGGCATCCTGATCATCCAGTGGATCGAATACCAGAACTTCGCCCGCTCCCGGCCGGGCGAGCTTTCAATAGCTCTGCTCGCCGCGCTTTTCCTCGCGGTTGGCGTCTGGGCCGGCGCACTGCTCTTTCGCAGGCCTTCGGCCGCCGACAGGTCTGATGGCAACCCTGAGGCTCAGGCCGCGCTTGGCATCAGCGCCCGTGAGATGGACGTCCTGGAGCTTCTCGCGACCGGCCTCTCCAACAAGGAGATTGCCCGCAAGCTCAATGTCTCCCCCAATACGGTGAAGACCCACGTCGCGCGGCTTCTGGAGAAGCTCGAGGCCGACCGGCGAACCCAGGCCATCTCGAAGGCTCGCGCCCTCGGCCTTGTCCTATGA